DNA from Natrarchaeobius halalkaliphilus:
ACCGATAACGAGTGTCCATGCCGTCCGAACACACCCCCGATACGACGTCGACGACCGATGGACCCCGGCTCCTCGAGGAACGATCGATCGGCGGGATTCTCGTCCATTTCGTGGCCATTCCGACCGGTGTCGTCGGTGCCGGTCTGGTGTACCTCGTCTCGACTCACGAGTTCACCAGACGAAACGCTCGTAACGCTCTCGATTGGCATCTCACGGTACTGGCGTTGACGATTCTCACGTTCGGATCCCTGTTCATCTACGCCGAGGGGACGGGACAGGGTGCCACCGACGTCGCGACGCTTCCCTCCCCCGTCTCCGCGACAGCTAGCGTCGTCCTTCCCGTGCTGATATCTCTCTGGATGTTCGTGACGTTCTGGACGTTCCTCGTTGGACTCATCGCGATGGGCAAAGCGACGTTCGGGACCGCGTGGCGCTATCCGCTGTCGCCGGCGCTCGTCGACCGATTCGGTCCCCGGGTCGATCTTCCAGGTGGGTGGCCCGTTATCATCGTTGTATACGTCGCGGTGGCTCCTCTCATCGTTGGGGTCGCTTTGTTTGGACCACGGGAGGGAGCTGCGTTCTTTGCGTCTGGACTCGGACTTGTCGCTCTTATCCTGGTGCTGACACCGATCACTGGGGTAGCTCTGTATCAACACGGCGCCCGGATTCGCCCGACGGATGCCGACTGGCAGCCACCCGTCGTCGCGTATCTCGGAGTTCCGATCGCCGTCGCCGCTGCTGGCTACCTTCTCTCGGAAGCGGTCACCGACTCGATCAATCCTGCCGGCGATGCGGTATACGTTTTCCTCGCTGCGTTCTGGGTGGCCTCGCTCGTGTACGCGGTCCGGTGGTGGACTGAGTCGAACTGACGGTGGCGGCCGCGTATACGAACGACTGCACCGATCCACACGCCTCTTGTACAGCCGTCGTACGGTCAAGTGTGCACTGACCTGAATGACTACTGTGGCCCGCGTCGTCCCCCTCCACGGACGGCGTTGTACTGGCGGACGGCTCACCGGCTGTTCCCCGTCCGTTTTATATTATACGAGGTTCCTCTCTGGATATGGCGGTCGAGACCGTCGTGACGAACGGGACGCTCGTTTCGAGCACTGGCACCACCGACGCCGACGTGGCGATTTCTGACGGAAAGATCGTAGCCGTCGGTGACGAGTCTAACCTTCCCCGAGCAGCGGAGACGATAGATGCGGACGGCTGTCTCGTGATGCCGGGGATCGTCGACCCGCACGTTCACTTCGACGGCCCGAACCCACGTTTCGACGGACCGGCAGAAACGTACGAGACTGGGAGCAAAGCAGCGGCCCTGGGTGGTGTCACGACGGTTATCGATTTTGCGTGGCAAGGTACACACCGTGGTGACGACGAGCAACCCGGAACGCTTCGTGACGGTATCACCTTTCAAAAAAACACCGCGGACGAGTCGCTGATCGATTACGGGCTCCACGCGACGATAACGCGGGAGGATCCCGCTCTCTTCGAGGAGCTGCCGACGGTCGTCGACGGAGGTGTGACCTCGTTCAAGATGTTCACTGCGTACGACTGGGGGGTGTCGAACGGATTCATGGGCCGCGTTTTCGAGCGACTGTCCGATCTCGGCGCCGTCGCAATTTTGCACACGGAAGACGACTCGGTCTGTACGGAGCAAGCGACGGTCCTCGAGCAAGAGCAACGAGGTGATCCGACGGATTATCCCTCGTCTCGACCCGCTTACGCCGAGGCGATGGCCGCCGACAACGCGCTCAGAATGGCTGTGGAGTCCGATTGCAAATACTACGGTCTCCACACGAGCTGTGAGAAAGCTGCGGCGGTGATCGAACGCTACCGGCGAAAATTTGGTGATGGGCTGGTGCGGGGCGAAACCTGTACCCACTATACCACGCTCGATCGGTCGCTCTACTCCGAGATCGGAACGCTCGCACAGCTGGCTCCGCCGCTTCGTTCGGCCGACGACGTCGAATCCGTATTCGATCACCTCGTCCGGGGAACGCTCGATGTCGTGTCTACCGATCACGTCGCCTATCACCGGAGCGCGAAGCGCGCCGATGACTGGTGGGACAGTTCCTACGGCGTAAACAGCTTACAGCACTCGCTTCCTGTCTTTTACGACGAGGCTGTAAAGAGACGAACGTGCTCGCCATCGTTCGTTGTGCGGACGATGTCGACGCAACCAGCACGACTGTTCGGACTCGAGGGCAAGGGTACGCTCGAGCCCAGGACGGACGCGGATCTCGTAGTTTTCGATCCGGATAGTCGGGACACGATATCCGCCACCGATAACGCATCCGAGGCGGATTATTCGATCTACGAGGGGAGGACGGTCGGCGGAGAGGTAATTCACACGATGGTACGCGGCGAGTTGGTCGTTCGAGACGGCCAACTCGTCGGCGAACCCGGCCACGGCGAGTTCGTTGCTCGTACGACTCCGGATTGGAGACGGTGAACCGCAAGAGACGATTTTTCACTGACGTCCAACGCGAGAGCGGAAACTATATCGTCATGTGATCGCGTGACACGCGGTATGGTGATTACAGATGTCGAAGCGATTCCCGTCGAGATCGGACTCAAACCGCTCGAGGAAGATCACGGACTCGCGCCCTACATCATGGGGCGTCTGGAGTATCTGGAGTCTGCACGTCGCGTTATTGTCAAACTGACCACCAGCGAGGGGATCACCGGCTGGGGCGAGACCGCTGTCGTCCACTCCCCCTCGATAACGAAATCGATCATCGAAACGGTTGTCGCCGACATCGTCGTTGGCGAACCGGTCTGGAAGTTCGAGACGTTACACGAGTACTACGGATCTCATTACATCGATTCCAGCGTTTTTCTGAGCGGCGTCGAGATGGCGATGTGGGATGCGTTCGGCAAGCACAACGATTGTCCACTCCACCAGTTACTGGGTGGAAAGCAGACAAACAGGGTGGACTTCTCGTACTGTTACGCGATAAATACGATCGAAAAATCGACCGAGAGAATGCGCGATGTCCGGGACGCGGGCTTCGATGTCGTCAAGACAAAAGTCGGCGGCTACGGTGCCGATACGGCCCCGGACGATTTTGCGTACGAACGAAGCATCGACTCGGACGTGGAACGGCTCATCGCGATGTACGATGCCGTGGACGGCGAGGTCGAACTTCGCGCCGACGCGAATCAGAGCTGGACCGTCTCCGATACGACACGCATCGCAGCCAGGCTCGAGGATGCCGGGGTCTATCTCGGATATATCGAACAGCCGATTCGCACCGATAACGTCGGATCGTACAAACGACTCCGACAGCGACTTCGTACGCCGATCGCCGTGAACGAGGATCTTTATCACCCGGGCAACTTTTACGAGTTGGTTCGGGAAGACGCGATCGACGTCGGCGTTATCGATATGATTCCCGTCGGAGGTATCGTACCGATGAAGAAGATGGCCAGCCTCGCTGAGGAGGCGGACGTTTCACTCGCACACCACTGCGGGTTCGATCTCGGAGTGAAGACTGCGGCGATGCTACACGCGATCTCGACGACACCCGCAATCGACCTCCATTCCGACACTACGTATTACGCACTGGAAGATCACATCATTGAAGATCCGTTCGAGTTCGAAGACGGGAGTCTGTCTGTTCCCTCGGCACCTGGGCTGGGCGTCACGATCGACGAGGAAAAGCTCGACACCATCCGGACGGACGAGTGATCGTGCAGTTTCGACGGTTGTCGGAACAACGCGCACCGGACACGTCACCAGTGCTCGGTCGAACGTCTCGAGTAGTACAGATCGACGGAGAACGTCTCCGTGCGAGAACCCGAACGCCGGCTCGAGCCGCGCCGATGAAGCAATCGATGGAGACGCTCGAACTGTGGCATTTCAGGTGAGTTCGAGTGCGGTAGCCGCGAGGATACGCGCACTGATCGCACAGTCGTCCCAGTCCGTCCACTCGTGGGGCGAGTGGGAGATGCCATCGCGCGACGGTACGAAGAGCATCGCTGCGTCGGTCTTCGCGGCGACGTTTCCGGTATCGTGGACTGCACCGGAGTGCATAGTCGTGGACTCGACGTCGAGTCGTTCGGCCGTCAGCTCGATCGCATCGACACAGCGGTCGCTCAACTCGATCGGCGGCATATCTCGGTTGCGTTCGAAGTCGGTTTCGACCGGCCGCTCGTGTTCGAGACGTTCGAAGCGGTCCGCACTTCGCTCTACGATGGTGTCGATCGCGTCGCCGTTGACGCTCCGAACGTCCATTTCCATCCGCACGCGACCGGGCACGATATTCCGAACGTTCGGTTCGACGTCCTGTCGGCCGACAGTCGCAACGGCAGTGGGATGATCGTTTGTCACTTCTTTGGCGATGCGCTCGACGTCGACGACGAACTCCGAAGCGGCTGATAGAGCGTCGCGTCGATCGACCATCGACGTCGCACCGGCGTGATTCGATTCACCAGCTACCGCAGCCGTGCAGTTGGTAATACCGGAGATCGAATCCACTACGCCGATCGGGATCTCCGCCGATTCCAGCTCCGTGTCTTGCTCGATGTGCACCTCGAGCCAGGCGTCCCAGGTCGCCGGATCGATTTCGGACGAACCCGCGAAACCGATGCGCTCAAGGCACTCTTCGAACGTGTCGCCGTCGTCGTTCGTCATGGAAAGGGCCTCTTCAACCGATATCTCTCCTACCGCGACGAGAGAGCCGAGCGTTCCGACGCCGAACCGGCTTCCTTCTTCTTCGGTGAACGAGACGACCTCGAGTGGACGTGACGGCGTTTCTGCCGACTCCTGGATCGCACGAACGGCCTCGAGTGCGGCGTAGACGCCCAATGGTCCGTCGAATATCCCGCCCCGTGGAACGGAGTCCAGATGACTTCCGAGCGCGATTGGTGCGGTGTCCGCGGAGACCCCGTCCGGAATCCAGCGGCCGGCGATGTTCCCCACCGGATCGACTCGCGGCTCGAGCCCGGCGTCCTCGAGACGTGTGATGAATCGCTTTCGTGCCCGTTGATCAGCGTCTGATCCCGTCAGGACGCTTCGTCCACAGCCGGAGTCCGACTCGACCGCACCAAACTGTGCGTTCTCTTTAATGTCGACTCGAAGGCGATCCCGATCAACCGCAATCATGCTTCTACGCTGAACCGCAGGGTCAAAAGTACTTCCGCTGGCCGTACTGACGGACGTTTGTCCCGGTGATCGATATTCAGAGTCGGCTCCTCTACTGGTTTTCAGCTTGAAGGTAGCAGTCGAGGTCGATTTCGGTCGTGTTTAAGCAGGATTCTCCCGAAACCGTTCTACGTCGTCTTCTAACTCGTCGAAATCGTTGTCTGCTCCAACAAGTAGCGTCCCATCGGTCGCGTCAGCCGTCGCAAGCGCGTATGCATCTCCGAGTGCCATGGTATACGCCTCTTTGAGCGCAGCGGCAATTTCCCAGCACTCTCGAGGGTCAAACACTGCAACGCCTAGTTCCTCGAGCCGGTCAAGACTCGCTCGGACATCGTCGAGGCGGAACCCGACTCGAGAGCCAGCATGCAGTACCTCCGTTTTTGTGACCGGGCTAATGTACCCATCGACCTCTCCGGATGCTACCCTATCGATCCACGCTTCGACGACGTCACTCCCAGGTTCGTCGTCCAGATAGGCAATGAGTGGTTCTGTGTCGAAAACGATCGTATCCGTCATTCTTCCGTTTTGCCGGAAAAGCGCTCGACTGTCTCATCGGCTCGCTGCTTTTCACGCTCGCGCTCCTCACGGAGAATAGCCGTCGCAGGACGCTCATCGTCACTTTCTCGTTCGAGGCCGCGAAATTCCCGCATCGAGCCAACCGGACGGACGACGATTTCCTCATCATCGTTCTCGACGAATTTGACTCGACCTGGGGCGGGGATGCCGTGTTTTTCTCGAAGGCGCTTTGGAATTGTCGCCTGCCCTTTTTCTGTAACTGAGACGATGCGTTCCTCATCGTTTGGCTTTGTATTACTCGACACAGGTATTACTCTTGTACCGAATTACTTAGCTCCGTTCCCGAATCACAACGGCACAGCGCAAGGCGTCGTCATTGATCGAATGACTCGAGCTTGCGAACGAGCTTTGTGTACAAGTCTGGCGCACAGTACCAGCCTTCCTCGATCATTGCATCGATCGTCGCTCGCGCTTCGGAGATGCCGATGTGTCCATACTTAGCACGCGACAGAACGATGTAGGCTGTCCCTCGAGTCTCGATTCCTTCAATTTCTGCAGCCGTCCTCCCGTAGGCTTCGTCGATGACCGCAATCGCATCACGAGATGCAGTACATCCAAGGACCGCCACATCGGCGTCGCTTAAGTTCGGATTTTGCTGTAACCGGCCGACAAGCTGAGAGTCACCGGCTGAGATGACCTCGAAAAGCCCAGTATCAATGCATTGCTCAACGCGGCGAGCATCGGTATACCCCTCTTCAAGACCGGTGGTAACGACCTCCGAGTGAATTTGCTGAGGAAGATAACACTGCCCCTCGAGAGTGGAGACTAGATGGAGTCGATCGACCTTCGCGAGGTAAATTAGTGGCGTCGCGTCGAAAACCCACATTCACAGTTCCTCGAGATCGGCTTCGAGGTGATCGTCCGATACCCACGTAATGTCGCGATCCTTTGCGAGCTGGGCAAACTCCCAGACGGACATCTCTGCACATCGGGCGGCCTTCGTGAACGTGATCTCGTCAGCAGCGAGCCGTTTGAGCGCTCGCTCCCGACGCCACTCCTCGAGTCCTTCCGAGAGGAGCTTTCGGACTGCTGTGCTCCGATCCAGGCGCTCTTCGTCGAGGTATTCTTCGAGTTCCCCCTCGAGATCATCCGGAACCCGCGTCGATATCGTTCCCATGCCGTATGCTATGTTTGCAATGTATACAAGCGTTTCGCTCATTCTTGTTGTCAGCGGTTCCATCGCTCGAGACGGTTTGTGACCCTGTGAGGGATGATGGGGCAAACCAGGTAGCAAGGCGGATTCCCCGCCCCACCAGTACTCGAGACGAATTGCGCTGGGGATTCGTATCAAAAGTACTAAGACCAAACATGTGCTACACTCCGCCATGCTCCAGCAGAACCGTGCAAATCACTCTGAACGGGGTTCAGGGGGGAACTGATGCCGTCGGGGTTTGGGGGACCACCGATCGTCTCGTCGAGGCCAGCACTGGATAGTAGACCCGTCAAACGAGGGTCTCGACCGGAACTCGATATCGAACAGATAACGCGTACGTTGCCATCACCGAGTGCGATCTGTGACGACTCAACAGCCATTACGTCCGTCAACGACGAGTTCTGTGTCGCCGTCGAACGCGACCCGGAGGAACTCAGGGGGATGTCGTTCGACGACCTCGTTGCCGAACCGTCACTCGAGGCGCTTGTCGAGGGGCCGGAAGCGACATCGGAACCCCTCTCGAACACGATCGAGTACACGACGCCCAGTGGTACCAGACGATACGCGTCCGCGACTGCACGAACGATCGAAGCCAAATCCGAGTCGGGAGTGTACACGCTCGTTATCCTCCACGACATAACCGATCTGAAAAAGCGAAGCGAGCGGCTTGCCGAGTTCGCGAGCGTCGTCTCACACGATCTCCGTAATCCCCTCCAGATCGCTACGGGCCACACACAACTGCTCGACGACGAGTACTCTCATTCTTCCATCGACGAGATCAAACGGGTCCTGTCACAGGTCGAAACGCGAGTCACGGACTTCCTCGCGATCGCACAGTACGGTGGATCCGTTCGCGAAGAGACCGCAGTCAGTCTCACGACGAGCGTTCGAAACGCCTGGACCACGGCAACGGTACCCACGGAGAGTTCGGTTTCGCTCGAGGTCGATTCGAGTCTGGACGGGGTGTCCGTGATGGCGGACCGCGAACGGCTCGAGGTGCTCTTCGAGAACCTCTTTCGGAACGCGATCGAACACGGCGGCGACGACGTGACCGTGACGGTCGAAACACACCACGAGGGGGTGTCGGTTATCGATGACGGCTGCGGGATCGAACCGAGTATCCGCGGCTCGCTGTTCGACGTTGGAGAGACCACTGCGAGCGGAAACACCGGGCTGGGACTCCACATCGTCTCGGAGATCGTCGACGCCCACGGCTGGCAGATCGACGTGACCGACGGTACGGATGGTGGGGCTCGATTCGAGATAACCGGACTCGAGCTGTCGGTCGTACGCGACGATTGATCTGCTTTCTCGTCCGAGTAGCGTCTGTCAACTCATCGCACGCCGTGCTGTGAACTACCCCACCCGGATCGAGTTCGAAAACTGCCATCAAGCTTATAACCGTTCCGTGAAATGTTCAGATAGCGAGGGGGTGGGGGCATCCAGTCGTTGCCAGCGCTGACGATGCATCCGGAGGAGACAGCTTTCCCCTCGCTCGAATTACTCCGAAACCAGTACGTCGACCGGCTCGTTCTTATAAGCGAGAGCCACCGCCGTTCTGATCTCGGATCTGTTCGCTCTGCGGGCACTACGAGTCCTTTTGGACCCGCGTCCGCTCGCCTCGAGCGCTGACTGATCGTTTCGCACTCCCTTCGTGAAACACGCCGTAGACGAGCGCGTACACCGCGCCGAAGAGCGTGCCGTAGACGATCAGCCCGCCGAGGCTTCCCCAGTGGAGAAACGGCACGGACGGTGCGGCGTCGCTCGCGAAGCTGATCTGTAGCACCATCGGGACTCCGACGACGACGCCGCCGACCCAGCCTGCTGAACCGAGGAGACCGCCGGTTAGCGCGGCCGACAGCGGACGGGTTCGATGCTCGAGGTTCAGTACGGTCTCGAGTCCGAGTCCACAGAAGAGCCCAATGCCGATACCGATGGGGATCAACAGCGCTCCGCCGACGAGCACGCTGTCGCGTCCGACGAGTGCGCTCACCGTCGGAAATCCGTTCTGAATACTCACCGCGATACCGAGTGCGACGGTCCCATAGCCCGCTGCGACCGCCGTCGCCACCAGCGAGAGCAGACGTCGATCCGGCGTCCCGTCGCTGGCGACGGCTCGCGCTCGTAGGCGGCCCGTTTGCCAGAACACGGCAACGGATACGATAAACAGCCCGATCGCTCCGAAGACGCTCTCTACGTATCGCACGCGAATCGCCTGACGATCGAGCGTGTAGTGGAGACCGAAGAGGTCCATCCACGCCGCGTTGTGTAGCGCATACAACTGCGTTTCGAACACCGGAGTGATGTGGTGAACGTCCGGAAGTAGCCCCCAGACGCCGCCGATGGGAATCAGCCAGATCGCGTTTTCTCGGTCGATGTCATACCGGAGCGCGATCGGCGTCACAAGAACCAATAGGAGGGACGCACCGACGAGGAAGTGTGTGATCGCGGGGGCCATAGCGGACGCAGGACCGTGGCGGACAAAAAACCGTTACTTCTCGAGTCGACCGCCGGTGATCGGCTCGAACGGTCCGCCGAGTCGGGGACTTCGATACGCGCAAAAAACGCGGGCCGAAAGCGGTGATCCCCCACCCCCCAGTGGAGAGCACAGCGCTGTCGACCACCCGCTCAGCCTGGCGTGTCGGGAGACCGCCTCGTCCGGGCGAACCCGGTGGGCGAGCCGGGTCTCCGTTCATTTACCGCCGATTGAACGTTCACGCCTGCTGATATAGCTTCGGTGGAACACTGTGGCGATTGCCGACTTTTTCGTACAGACCGTTTGCGACGCCGCCACCTTCCTTGGTGGACCGCAGTAGCGGGGTAGGAGCCATCTAATGGGTGTGGCTATTGACGAACCCCCAGCCCCCGCCAGCTACCCCTTCTCGGCCGAAGTATGTAATTCTTTTGACTTTTCTCCACCATTTCCACTCCAATTTTTATTCACACAGATGTTATTACATTGGTTGCTGAATATGTGAACGCTGTGCGATCGATCGTCGATACGGCTCACTTCCGGCCGCTGTTGACGAACCGCGCTCCAGTGACCTTCTCTCTCGATGGCCCTCGTTCGAGCACCAATAGGATTGCTTATTTGGATCTGGACCGTCCTCTCCGAAAGAATGTGGCCACTTGGACACGCCGCGATCGCCTACCTCTGCTATACGGTATCGACTCGAGCCCGTTTTGATAGTCCACCCGCACCACTGCCCGTTCTGATCGTCCTCTTCGGGAGCCAGTTTCCGGACCTCGTAGACAAGCCGCTCGCGTGGTATCTCGGCGTCCTTCCGACGGGGCGGACGCTCGCTCACTCGTTGCTCCTGTTGGTCCCGCTTTCGCTCGCCATCTACGCTCTCGCTCGGCACGCGGGACGCGCGGAGTACGGAATCGCCTTCGCGATCGGAGCGATCTCGCACGCGCTCGTCGATGCGCTCCCGGTGCTGTGGGGTGGAACCAGCGCCGACTTTTTGTTGTGGCCCCTGATCCCGGTCGAATCCTACGAAAGCGGTGCGCCGACGATACTCGGACTCCTGTTCGACTCGCTCGGTGACCCGTACTTCCTCTCAGAGTTCGTCATCGCCGCACTCGCGTTCGTGATGTGGCGTCGAGACGGCTATCCCGGACTCGAAATATTCTCGAGGCCCCGCTCCGAGCACTGATTGGGGTTCGGACGAAACGCTGCCACTCGAGTCACTGCGATACGAACTCGACGTCCGTAATCTCGATGCGTGCGCCGCCTTCGGATCCCTCGGTCACTCGAACGTCCCATCCGTGGCTGGTGGCGACTTGCTCGACGATGCTCAGGCCGAATCCGGTTCCCTCCGTTGCACTCGAGTAGCCAAACTCCAGGACGATCTGTCGATCCGACTCGGGGATACCGGGTCCATCGTCCTCGACGTAGAACCCGGTGTCAACGGTCCCGACCGAAACGGTGACGTCCGCTCCACCGTGTTCGATGGCGTTTCGCAAGAGGTTCTCGAGTAACTGCTGGAGGCGGCTTCGATCGGCCCGGACTTGACTGGTGCTTTCCGTCAGGAGCGTTGCGTTCGCGGTCTCGACCGCGTTCCAGCACTGTTCAGTCAGGGACGCGAGTTCGACCGGCTCCGGTTCACTTATCTGCTCGCCCTCGCGGGCGAGCGTCAGCAGGTCGTCTATCAGCGCGTTCATCCGTTCGTGTGATGCGGCCACGTCCTCGAGATGCTCGCTTTCGCACTCCTCTTGTGCCAGTTTCAACCGCCCGTCCGCCACGTTCAGCGGACTTCGAAGATCGTGGCTGACGACGCTCGTAAACTCGTCGAGGCGCTCGTTCTGGCGCGTCAACTCGCGTTCGCATGCCCGTAACTGCTTGGTCCGCTCGACCTGTTCGAGGGCCGTCGCGATGTTACTCGCCAGGATCTCCCCGAGAACAAGGTCTCGCTGATCGAACGCTTCGGGTGTCGGTGATCCCGCGAGCAGAATTCCGTACACGCCGATCGGCAGGTGGAGTTCGCTTCGAACGGGCGTCTCCGGATTGTACACGTCTCGGTCGGTGTGAATCTCGTCCAGGGCGACGGCCTCACCTCGCTCGTAGACGCGCCAGGCGATACTCTCGTCGCCGGAGAACGTCGGCAGCTGACCGACGAGTTCGTAACCGCGTCGGTCGCGGCGACGGGAACGAGCCCCGACACGGACTCGTCGTAGAGATGAATCGCGTTCGCCTCGAGATCGAGAATATCTCGGGCGGCTTCCACACCGATTTCGGTGACTCGCTCTCGAGACTCCGTCGCCATCAACTTCTGCGAGGTCTCGTTGAGGGCCTCTAGTCGCCGTTCTCGCTCTTTCCGATCCGTAATGTCGTGATACACCCACAGGTGTCCGTTTCCGTCGAGTAACTCGATCGGTCGATAGCTGCGAACGAACGCTCTGTCGTCCCGAAGCGCCAACTCTTCGCCATCGATGCGGTCACGGCTCTCCACGAGTTCGTCGACGCGTTCGACGAAGGCGTCGGGTTCGACGAACAGTTTGCTAACGTCCGCTGTGATCTCTTCGCAATCCGCACCGATGGCGTCCGCCGGCTCTCCGTCGATATCGAACAGGCTCAACAGCCGCCGATTGATCGACAGCACGTTCCGCGATGCGTCCTCGGCAAGGACGCCGACCGGAAGCGTCTCGAACAGCGTCGACAACAACGCGGTCGTCTGCTCGAGTTCGCGTTTTCGCTCTCGTTGTTCCGTAACGTCTCGACCGGAGATGAGTAGCGAGACGACCTCTTCGTCGCTGTTTCTAACCGGTCTGAACACCCCTTCGACGGTGTAGGGGTCGCCGTTCGGGTGAACGAGATCGACCTCGAATTCGACGTACTCTCCGCCAGCGGCGCGGTCGATCCACTCCCTGACCGTTCGCTGGGCGGCTTCGGAGTGATCGAACCACGGCGTTTCCGAGAATGAGCATCCGACCACCTCCTCGACGGCCACGTCGACGTAGTTCATCGCCGTCTGGTTGATATCGAGAACCGTCCCATCGGTTTCGATCAGACTACAAAGGATGTTCGGATCGTTGAACGTCGCCTGGTAGCGTCGTTCTTTCCGGCGAAGCTCGCGCTCGCGTTCTGCTCGCTCGGTGACGTCTTGAAACTGCGAAAAGACCGCGATGACGTCCCCATCGTCGCCGGTAATCACGCGATTGTGCCACTCACAGATGATTCGCTCGCCGTCCTTTCGAACGTTCTCGTTGATGCTGTGGTAGCCTCCATCGTCCTCGAGTAGACCCGAGACGACGGTGTCGACTGCGTCACGATCGGATTCGGGAACGATTAGCTCCCACGATCCTCCTCGCAGCTCAGCCTCGGAATAGCCCAGAATGTCCGTGGCAGCGTCGTTCGCACGAACGAACTCGAACCCCTCGCTCCATTCGATGACGCCGATCGGTGACCGATCGAAAAACAGCGAGTGTCGTTTCTGACTCGCCCGCAGTTCCCGTCGAGACCGGGACTGTTCGACGACGTTGCCGATCCGGTTTGCCAGCACGGCGTACTGGCTGGACGCGGATTCTTTCTGGAGATAGTCGGTCACACCGGCCGAGATCGCGTCGCTCGCGACCTCCTCGCTGCCCTTACCCGTAAACAGGATGAACGGAAGATCCGGGTGATCCTCGCGGACGGTCTCGAGAAACTCGATTCCGTTTATCTCGGCCATATCGTAATCGGAGACCACGCAGTCGACGTCGTGAGTGGCGAGATACTCGAGGCCGTCGCATGCGCTGGCAGCGGTTTCGACGTCGAACCGTTCGTCGTTCCGCTGGAGAAAGAGCGCCGTGAGATCCGCGAAGTCCGGCTCATCGTCGACGTGCAAAACGCGGATCGTTTCGCTCATACCGTCAATATTTGTGAAGATTTACCATAGTCGTTATGGTAACGTCGTCCTCGCTGCCCGTGATTTGTTGCTCCACCGCCCCTCGTGTGATCGACTGTCTTCCCTGTCCAGTGATCGATCGGATCGATACGAACGGGCCGGCAATGGGGATATTTGTACGTCGATCGATCAGGTACCGGTATGAGCACTGAGATTTTGCCCGACGTCTACGACATCACCGTCGAGGAGACTGATGGGCGTCGAACCCGCG
Protein-coding regions in this window:
- a CDS encoding PAS domain-containing sensor histidine kinase, yielding MPSGFGGPPIVSSRPALDSRPVKRGSRPELDIEQITRTLPSPSAICDDSTAITSVNDEFCVAVERDPEELRGMSFDDLVAEPSLEALVEGPEATSEPLSNTIEYTTPSGTRRYASATARTIEAKSESGVYTLVILHDITDLKKRSERLAEFASVVSHDLRNPLQIATGHTQLLDDEYSHSSIDEIKRVLSQVETRVTDFLAIAQYGGSVREETAVSLTTSVRNAWTTATVPTESSVSLEVDSSLDGVSVMADRERLEVLFENLFRNAIEHGGDDVTVTVETHHEGVSVIDDGCGIEPSIRGSLFDVGETTASGNTGLGLHIVSEIVDAHGWQIDVTDGTDGGARFEITGLELSVVRDD
- a CDS encoding metal-dependent hydrolase, with the translated sequence MWPLGHAAIAYLCYTVSTRARFDSPPAPLPVLIVLFGSQFPDLVDKPLAWYLGVLPTGRTLAHSLLLLVPLSLAIYALARHAGRAEYGIAFAIGAISHALVDALPVLWGGTSADFLLWPLIPVESYESGAPTILGLLFDSLGDPYFLSEFVIAALAFVMWRRDGYPGLEIFSRPRSEH
- a CDS encoding sensor histidine kinase, whose amino-acid sequence is MTRQNERLDEFTSVVSHDLRSPLNVADGRLKLAQEECESEHLEDVAASHERMNALIDDLLTLAREGEQISEPEPVELASLTEQCWNAVETANATLLTESTSQVRADRSRLQQLLENLLRNAIEHGGADVTVSVGTVDTGFYVEDDGPGIPESDRQIVLEFGYSSATEGTGFGLSIVEQVATSHGWDVRVTEGSEGGARIEITDVEFVSQ